The Agrobacterium cucumeris genome has a segment encoding these proteins:
- a CDS encoding DNA-3-methyladenine glycosylase family protein — MKIITRMDDINEGLEHLARLDPALSLVIEKAGPLELRIHEPGFAGLAHIIVSQMVSRASANAIWARILAGTDGVVTAENYLAAPEELRATFGLSRAKATTLEGLARAVTEGQVDLDGVVRKEPGTALSELVALRGIGPWTAEVYLMFCGGHPDIFPVGDVALRSAVAHALDLEVRPEAKWLAERATLWSPWRSVAARLFWGYYANIMRRAMVPLP; from the coding sequence ATGAAAATCATTACCAGAATGGATGATATCAACGAAGGGCTGGAGCATCTCGCCCGCCTCGATCCCGCGCTCAGCCTCGTCATCGAAAAAGCCGGCCCGCTGGAACTGCGCATTCATGAGCCCGGCTTTGCCGGCCTTGCCCACATCATCGTCTCGCAGATGGTGTCGCGCGCCAGCGCCAATGCCATCTGGGCGCGAATCCTTGCCGGCACCGATGGCGTGGTTACGGCGGAAAATTATCTCGCCGCACCGGAGGAGTTACGCGCCACCTTTGGCCTTTCCCGTGCCAAGGCAACGACGCTGGAAGGGCTGGCGCGTGCCGTCACGGAAGGGCAGGTCGATCTGGACGGCGTAGTGCGCAAGGAGCCGGGAACTGCCCTTTCCGAGCTGGTCGCGCTTCGTGGTATCGGCCCATGGACGGCGGAGGTCTATCTGATGTTCTGCGGCGGACATCCGGATATTTTTCCGGTCGGCGATGTGGCGCTGAGATCGGCAGTGGCGCATGCGCTTGATCTGGAAGTGAGGCCGGAGGCGAAATGGCTGGCGGAGCGGGCGACACTCTGGTCGCCGTGGCGCTCGGTGGCCGCCCGGCTTTTCTGGGGTTATTATGCCAATATCATGCGTCGCGCCATGGTGCCGCTGCCATAA
- the gluQRS gene encoding tRNA glutamyl-Q(34) synthetase GluQRS produces MAEETMPSPLRQKPVYRFAPSPNGLLHLGHALSAFLNHDMARDNGGRFLLRIEDIDQTRCTPELEQAIYDDLGWLELAWENPVRRQSDHFDAYRVALDRLIDAGLAYPAFLSRGETKAIVKAFEADGGLWPRDPDGAPLYPSVDRERPEAERAILLAAGQQHAWRLDMEKAIRAAGSPLLWQESGDGETGKIEAQPALWGDVVLSRSDAPSSYHLSVVVDDALQGITHVVRGMDLFHATTIHRLLQHLLDLPQPVYHHHRLILGADGRKLSKSEGSTGLAALRAEGATPSDIRRLVGLL; encoded by the coding sequence ATGGCAGAAGAAACCATGCCTTCGCCTCTCCGTCAAAAACCGGTTTACCGATTTGCGCCAAGCCCTAACGGCCTGTTGCATCTCGGCCATGCGCTTTCCGCCTTCCTGAACCATGATATGGCGCGGGACAATGGCGGCCGCTTTCTGCTGCGTATCGAAGATATCGACCAGACGCGCTGCACACCGGAATTGGAGCAGGCGATCTATGACGATCTCGGCTGGCTGGAGCTAGCCTGGGAAAACCCTGTCCGGCGTCAATCGGATCATTTCGATGCGTATCGCGTGGCGCTGGACAGGCTGATCGACGCGGGCCTTGCCTATCCTGCCTTTCTGAGCCGTGGAGAAACCAAGGCGATCGTCAAAGCCTTCGAGGCCGATGGCGGGCTCTGGCCGCGCGATCCGGATGGCGCGCCGCTCTATCCATCGGTGGACCGCGAAAGGCCCGAGGCGGAACGGGCAATACTCCTCGCCGCCGGTCAGCAACATGCCTGGCGGCTTGATATGGAAAAAGCGATCCGCGCCGCCGGCAGCCCCCTGTTGTGGCAGGAGAGCGGCGATGGCGAGACGGGGAAAATCGAGGCCCAGCCGGCACTCTGGGGTGATGTGGTGCTGTCGCGTTCCGACGCGCCTTCGAGCTATCATCTTTCCGTTGTGGTGGATGATGCGCTGCAGGGCATAACCCATGTGGTGCGCGGCATGGATCTGTTCCACGCAACCACCATTCACCGGCTGCTGCAACACCTGCTGGACCTGCCGCAACCCGTCTATCACCATCACCGGCTGATTTTGGGCGCGGACGGGCGCAAGCTTTCGAAAAGCGAAGGCAGCACCGGGCTTGCCGCCCTTCGCGCCGAAGGGGCGACGCCCTCAGATATCCGCCGGCTTGTCGGCCTCCTCTAG
- a CDS encoding YihY/virulence factor BrkB family protein: MVAAVRLAGKVAFDAYSHFAEDDGWAMASHMALSILLALFPFLIFGTALAGFLGADQFSETAVHLIFDTWPEAIAGPLAAQVQQVLTIPRGGLLTISVLAAAYFASNGVEALRISLNRAYRVTETRWWYITRLLSLLYVLIAVVVFTGISIVLVAVPVATSFAEARFPWLTDVLNTISNLGLYGTIVVLTAGLVAAHLWLPAGKRRIWDVWPGILLTMIFWVIGAAIFAYYLSTFANYAATYAGLASVMVVLVFLYMVGVIFMLGAEVNAALMKYKVRQIIRRNIGGNGARRERALEEADKPADI; encoded by the coding sequence ATGGTTGCCGCAGTGCGCCTGGCAGGCAAGGTTGCCTTCGATGCCTATTCCCATTTCGCCGAGGACGACGGCTGGGCGATGGCGAGCCATATGGCGCTGTCCATTCTTCTGGCGCTTTTCCCGTTCCTGATCTTCGGCACGGCTCTGGCCGGTTTTCTGGGCGCCGACCAGTTTTCCGAAACGGCGGTGCATCTGATTTTCGACACCTGGCCGGAAGCGATTGCCGGGCCGCTTGCGGCGCAGGTGCAGCAGGTGCTCACCATTCCGCGCGGCGGACTGCTGACGATCTCGGTGCTGGCCGCCGCCTATTTTGCCTCCAATGGCGTCGAGGCGCTGAGAATTTCGCTGAACCGCGCCTATCGCGTCACCGAAACACGCTGGTGGTACATTACCCGTCTGCTCAGCCTGCTTTATGTGCTGATCGCGGTGGTGGTCTTTACCGGCATCAGCATCGTGCTCGTCGCCGTGCCGGTCGCCACCTCCTTTGCCGAAGCGCGGTTTCCATGGCTGACGGATGTGCTGAACACCATTTCCAACCTCGGTCTTTACGGCACCATCGTCGTGCTGACGGCGGGGCTGGTGGCCGCGCATCTGTGGCTTCCTGCCGGCAAGCGGCGCATCTGGGACGTCTGGCCCGGCATTTTGCTGACGATGATCTTCTGGGTCATCGGTGCGGCAATCTTTGCCTACTACCTCTCCACCTTCGCCAATTATGCCGCGACCTATGCGGGTCTCGCCTCTGTCATGGTGGTGCTGGTTTTTCTTTATATGGTCGGCGTCATCTTCATGCTGGGTGCGGAGGTCAATGCCGCACTCATGAAATACAAGGTGCGGCAGATCATCCGCCGCAATATCGGCGGCAACGGCGCTCGCCGCGAGCGGGCGCTAGAGGAGGCCGACAAGCCGGCGGATATCTGA
- a CDS encoding SDR family oxidoreductase, with protein MSEKPVIIITGCSSGIGAYCAGALQRDGWRVFATVRRIVDMAALENQGIETLIMDYTKPETIAALVDTVAARTGGRIDALFNNGAYGQPGAVEDLPVEALRAQFETNVFGWHDLTRRVIPFMRKRGSGRIVHCSSILGLVPYRYRGAYTASKFAIEGLGVTLRMELQGSGIHVSLIEPGPITSKFTATALAHVRDKIDLENSAHAVEYKRQLARMDGSGPVNRHKLGPEAVYAVLKHALTAAKPKPHYPVTVPAKQGLLLKRLLPAGLFYRLLRRFD; from the coding sequence ATGTCTGAAAAACCCGTCATCATCATCACTGGATGTTCCTCGGGCATCGGCGCTTATTGCGCCGGCGCACTCCAGCGGGACGGCTGGCGGGTCTTTGCCACCGTGCGCCGCATCGTCGACATGGCCGCGCTTGAAAATCAGGGTATCGAAACCCTGATCATGGACTACACCAAACCCGAGACCATTGCCGCGCTGGTGGATACCGTCGCAGCCCGGACCGGCGGCCGCATCGACGCCCTGTTCAACAACGGCGCCTATGGCCAGCCCGGTGCGGTGGAAGATCTGCCGGTGGAGGCGCTGCGGGCACAGTTCGAAACCAATGTCTTCGGCTGGCACGATCTCACACGACGGGTCATTCCCTTCATGCGCAAGCGTGGTTCGGGCCGTATCGTGCATTGCTCCTCCATTCTCGGCCTCGTACCCTATCGGTATCGTGGCGCCTACACCGCGTCGAAATTCGCGATCGAGGGGCTGGGCGTGACCCTGCGCATGGAACTTCAGGGCAGTGGCATCCATGTGAGCCTGATCGAACCCGGTCCGATCACCTCGAAATTCACGGCGACGGCGCTTGCCCATGTCAGGGACAAGATCGATCTCGAAAATTCAGCCCATGCGGTGGAATATAAACGTCAGCTGGCGCGCATGGATGGCTCAGGCCCCGTCAACCGCCACAAGCTTGGCCCCGAGGCCGTTTATGCCGTGCTGAAACACGCCCTGACCGCCGCGAAACCAAAACCGCATTATCCCGTCACCGTTCCAGCCAAACAGGGTCTGTTGCTGAAACGGCTCTTGCCTGCCGGACTGTTCTATCGTCTGCTGCGCAGATTCGATTGA
- a CDS encoding twin transmembrane helix small protein, with protein sequence MSGFTSVLALIVMGLVVIVLIRGLFNMLKGQDANRSNKLMQLRLLLQAIAIALIMLTLWLTGGGR encoded by the coding sequence ATGTCCGGCTTCACCAGTGTTCTGGCCCTTATCGTCATGGGCCTTGTCGTCATCGTGCTGATACGTGGCCTTTTCAACATGCTGAAGGGACAGGACGCCAACCGTTCCAACAAGCTGATGCAGCTTCGTCTGCTTTTACAGGCCATCGCCATCGCACTGATCATGCTGACACTCTGGCTCACCGGCGGCGGCCGCTGA
- a CDS encoding cob(I)yrinic acid a,c-diamide adenosyltransferase translates to MVKLNKIYTRTGDKGTTALVSGPRRLKHDLRVEAYGTVDETNSAIGMVRLHTSGLEKLDAMLFRIQNDLFDLGADLATPDSGEPLSYEPLRIVESQVTRLENEIDELNATLEPLTSFVLPGGSAAAANLHMARTICRRAERLMVALSVTENETVSPAAIKYANRLSDFLFVAARFANETGKADILWVPGKNR, encoded by the coding sequence ATGGTGAAACTGAACAAGATCTACACGCGCACTGGCGACAAGGGCACGACGGCGCTGGTTTCCGGCCCGCGCCGCCTGAAGCACGATCTGCGCGTCGAGGCCTATGGCACGGTGGACGAGACCAATTCGGCCATAGGCATGGTGCGGCTGCACACGAGCGGGCTGGAAAAGCTTGATGCCATGCTGTTCCGCATCCAGAACGACCTCTTCGATCTCGGCGCCGACCTCGCCACGCCTGACAGCGGCGAGCCGCTGTCCTACGAACCACTGCGTATCGTCGAAAGCCAGGTTACCCGGCTCGAAAACGAAATCGATGAACTCAACGCGACGCTCGAACCGCTGACATCTTTCGTGCTGCCGGGTGGCAGTGCCGCAGCGGCCAATCTGCATATGGCGCGCACGATCTGCCGCCGGGCGGAAAGGCTGATGGTGGCCCTTTCAGTCACCGAGAACGAGACCGTCAGCCCAGCGGCCATCAAATACGCCAACCGCCTGTCCGACTTCCTGTTCGTCGCAGCGCGTTTCGCCAATGAAACGGGCAAGGCCGACATTTTATGGGTTCCCGGCAAGAACCGCTAA
- a CDS encoding rhomboid family intramembrane serine protease, translating into MFIPLHDANSLKHIRLQYVTIGLIVVNVLVWLFTGVLASDTEANAAALGLGFIPAVVFDYAYLEPALQVVPDDLTVVTYAFLHLDFWHLAGNMLFLWVFGDNVEDALGHFQFLIFYLACAIAGALLHGFVGPTSEGPLIGASGAVSGVVAAYFLLHPKVRVWVLVFMRIPLPLPAFIPLALWIGQQFLMLALGLEENVSWGAHVGGILAGAVLVLFMRRPDVPLFDRTIVPPRAAQFKNPSQTAGLSQIERGYDGGG; encoded by the coding sequence ATGTTCATACCGCTGCACGACGCGAATTCCCTGAAACACATCCGGCTGCAATATGTCACGATCGGCCTGATCGTCGTCAATGTGCTGGTCTGGCTGTTTACCGGCGTGCTTGCCAGCGACACGGAGGCCAATGCCGCCGCACTTGGCCTCGGCTTCATTCCGGCAGTGGTGTTCGATTATGCCTATCTGGAACCGGCCCTGCAGGTGGTGCCTGATGACCTGACTGTCGTCACCTATGCGTTCCTGCACCTCGATTTCTGGCATCTGGCCGGTAACATGCTGTTTCTCTGGGTCTTCGGCGACAATGTCGAGGACGCGCTTGGCCATTTCCAGTTCCTGATCTTCTATCTCGCCTGCGCCATCGCCGGTGCGCTGCTGCACGGTTTTGTCGGCCCGACGTCGGAAGGACCGTTGATCGGCGCGTCGGGTGCGGTTTCCGGTGTCGTCGCGGCGTATTTCCTGCTGCATCCGAAAGTGCGCGTCTGGGTGCTGGTCTTCATGCGTATTCCGCTGCCCCTGCCCGCCTTCATTCCGCTGGCGCTGTGGATTGGCCAGCAGTTCCTGATGCTGGCGCTCGGGCTGGAAGAAAATGTCTCCTGGGGCGCCCATGTGGGCGGCATATTGGCAGGCGCCGTCCTGGTGCTTTTCATGCGCAGGCCGGATGTTCCGCTGTTCGACCGCACCATTGTTCCGCCGAGGGCGGCGCAGTTCAAGAATCCGTCGCAAACGGCAGGGTTGTCGCAAATCGAACGGGGCTATGACGGGGGCGGATAA
- a CDS encoding electron transfer flavoprotein subunit beta/FixA family protein, which yields MKILVPVKRVVDYNVKIRVKSDGSGVELANVKMSMNPFDEISVEEALRLKEAGKAEEVVVVSIGPAKAEETLRTALAMGADRAILIETDETVEPLAVAKLLKGVAEAEQPGLVIVGKQAIDDDSNQTGQMLAALLGWGQGTFASKVEPSDGKVAVTREVDGGLQTVELKLPAVVTTDLRLNEPRYASLPNIMKAKKKPLDKKAPADFGVDVSPRLKVLKTEEPAGRKAGIKVGSVAELVEKLKADGVL from the coding sequence ATGAAAATCCTTGTCCCCGTTAAACGAGTCGTCGATTACAACGTGAAGATCCGCGTGAAATCGGATGGTTCTGGCGTTGAGCTTGCCAATGTGAAGATGTCGATGAACCCGTTCGACGAAATCTCGGTGGAAGAGGCGCTTCGTCTGAAGGAAGCCGGCAAGGCCGAAGAGGTTGTGGTCGTGTCCATCGGCCCGGCCAAAGCGGAAGAAACGCTGCGCACCGCGCTTGCCATGGGTGCTGACCGCGCCATTCTGATCGAGACCGACGAAACGGTCGAGCCGCTTGCCGTTGCCAAGCTTCTGAAGGGCGTGGCAGAGGCTGAACAGCCCGGTCTCGTCATCGTCGGCAAGCAGGCGATCGACGACGATTCGAACCAGACCGGCCAGATGCTCGCAGCGCTTCTCGGCTGGGGCCAGGGCACGTTTGCCTCGAAGGTCGAGCCTTCTGACGGCAAGGTTGCGGTCACCCGCGAAGTTGATGGCGGCCTGCAGACCGTTGAGCTGAAGCTTCCCGCCGTTGTCACCACCGATCTTCGCCTGAACGAGCCGCGTTATGCCTCGCTGCCGAACATCATGAAGGCCAAGAAGAAGCCGCTCGATAAAAAGGCTCCGGCCGATTTCGGCGTCGATGTTTCGCCGCGCCTCAAGGTGCTGAAGACCGAGGAGCCGGCAGGCCGCAAGGCCGGCATCAAGGTCGGCTCGGTTGCCGAGCTGGTCGAAAAGCTCAAAGCCGACGGCGTCCTCTAA
- a CDS encoding electron transfer flavoprotein subunit alpha/FixB family protein, translating into MAILLLAEHDNATLSDLTAKTLTAATQIGGDVHVLVAGSGAKGAADAAAKLSGVSKVLLADDASYANSLAEPLAALIISLAPSYDVILAPATASAKNVLPRVAALLDVAQVSEIIEVVSPDTFKRPIYAGNAIQTVQATDAKKVITVRPTAFAAAAEGGSAAVETIGAAENPGLSSFVSDALASSDRPELTSAKIIISGGRALGSSEKFKEVILPVADKLGAAVGASRAAVDAGYAPNDWQVGQTGKVVAPQLYIAAGISGAIQHLAGMKDSKVIVAINKDEEAPIFQVADYGLVADLFEALPELQKAL; encoded by the coding sequence ATGGCCATTCTTCTTCTGGCAGAACACGACAACGCAACCCTTTCCGACCTGACGGCAAAGACGCTGACGGCAGCCACCCAGATCGGCGGCGATGTCCACGTGCTGGTCGCCGGCTCCGGTGCGAAGGGCGCTGCCGATGCGGCTGCGAAACTGTCCGGCGTTTCCAAGGTGCTCCTTGCCGACGACGCCTCCTATGCCAATTCGCTGGCAGAGCCGCTGGCGGCGCTGATCATCTCGCTCGCACCGTCCTATGATGTGATCCTCGCACCAGCCACCGCATCTGCCAAAAACGTGTTGCCGCGTGTGGCAGCGCTTCTCGACGTCGCGCAGGTTTCGGAAATCATCGAGGTCGTCAGCCCGGACACCTTCAAGCGTCCGATCTATGCCGGCAACGCCATCCAGACCGTGCAGGCAACCGACGCCAAGAAGGTCATCACCGTGCGCCCGACTGCTTTTGCGGCAGCAGCGGAAGGCGGTTCGGCAGCGGTTGAAACCATCGGTGCTGCCGAAAACCCCGGCCTCTCCAGCTTCGTTTCCGATGCACTGGCCTCGTCCGACCGTCCGGAACTGACATCTGCGAAGATCATCATCTCGGGTGGCCGCGCACTTGGCTCCTCGGAAAAGTTCAAGGAAGTCATTCTTCCCGTTGCCGACAAGCTGGGGGCCGCCGTCGGCGCAAGCCGCGCCGCAGTGGATGCCGGTTATGCACCCAACGACTGGCAGGTCGGCCAGACCGGCAAGGTGGTTGCTCCGCAGCTTTACATCGCCGCGGGCATTTCGGGCGCCATCCAGCATCTGGCCGGCATGAAGGACTCGAAGGTCATCGTCGCCATCAACAAGGACGAAGAGGCACCGATCTTCCAGGTTGCCGATTACGGCCTCGTCGCCGATCTGTTCGAGGCGCTTCCAGAATTGCAAAAGGCGCTTTGA
- a CDS encoding 3-hydroxybutyryl-CoA dehydrogenase → MTAPFKNIGVIGAGQMGCGIAHVSALAGYKVHIYDLSKDGIEAGLATINGNLARQVTNGKLSDDARKQALALISGSTDINDLAPMDIVIEAATENEEIKRKIYAQVCPVLKPEALLATNTSSLSITRLASATDRPEQFMGIHFMNPVPVMKLVELVRGIATNEKTFDAAKDYVRTLEKAITVAEDFPAFIVNRILLPMINEAIYTLYEGVGSVEAIDTAMRLGANHPMGPLQLADFIGLDTCLSIMQVLHDGLADSKYRPCPLLVKYVEAGWLGRKSGRGFYDYRGETPVPTR, encoded by the coding sequence ATGACCGCCCCCTTTAAGAATATCGGTGTCATCGGAGCCGGTCAGATGGGGTGCGGCATCGCGCATGTTTCCGCCTTGGCAGGCTACAAGGTTCATATCTACGATCTGTCCAAGGATGGCATCGAAGCCGGCCTTGCCACGATCAATGGCAACCTTGCCCGCCAGGTCACCAACGGCAAGCTTTCCGACGATGCCCGCAAACAGGCACTGGCCCTGATCAGCGGATCGACGGATATAAACGATCTCGCACCGATGGATATCGTCATTGAGGCCGCGACCGAGAACGAGGAGATCAAGCGCAAGATTTATGCGCAGGTCTGCCCGGTCCTGAAACCGGAAGCGCTGCTCGCCACGAATACCTCGTCGCTTTCCATCACCCGTCTTGCATCTGCGACCGACCGTCCCGAACAGTTCATGGGCATTCACTTCATGAACCCGGTGCCCGTAATGAAGCTCGTGGAACTGGTGCGCGGCATCGCCACCAACGAAAAGACCTTCGACGCGGCCAAGGATTATGTGCGCACGCTGGAAAAGGCGATCACCGTCGCCGAGGATTTCCCGGCCTTCATCGTCAACCGCATCCTGCTGCCGATGATCAACGAGGCGATCTATACGCTTTACGAAGGCGTCGGTTCGGTGGAAGCCATCGACACCGCCATGCGGCTTGGCGCAAACCACCCGATGGGACCGCTGCAACTTGCCGACTTCATCGGTCTCGACACCTGTTTGTCGATCATGCAGGTGCTGCATGACGGTCTGGCCGACAGCAAATACCGCCCCTGCCCGCTGCTGGTGAAATATGTCGAGGCCGGCTGGCTCGGCCGCAAATCCGGCCGTGGTTTTTACGACTATCGCGGCGAGACACCGGTTCCGACGCGCTGA
- the tlpA gene encoding thiol:disulfide interchange protein TlpA: protein MTEKRPFRLPSAKLVAIAAVAGVLCGAGAVWFRHIGSESPVQGAAVADAGLCEGAANRIASLKPFLKGQVAAMSAADRPRVVPLSFKGPEAQDMTLTDLKGKAVLLNLWATWCVPCREEMPALNALEKEKGGDDFEVVTVNIDIGADEKPKAFMDEYKIDALKLYRDSSMGVFNTLKKEGLAFGLPATMLLDENGCLLAAMNGPAAWDSEDAKALVSAVKAR, encoded by the coding sequence ATGACAGAAAAAAGGCCGTTCAGGCTTCCTTCCGCCAAATTGGTTGCAATTGCTGCCGTTGCCGGTGTCTTGTGCGGCGCGGGCGCGGTTTGGTTCAGGCATATTGGGTCTGAGAGCCCGGTTCAAGGGGCAGCGGTCGCTGACGCCGGTTTATGTGAGGGTGCCGCAAACCGCATCGCCTCGCTGAAACCCTTTCTGAAGGGCCAGGTGGCCGCCATGTCGGCCGCGGATAGACCGCGTGTCGTCCCGCTGTCCTTCAAGGGGCCGGAAGCGCAGGATATGACGCTCACCGATCTCAAGGGCAAGGCGGTCCTTCTCAACCTATGGGCCACATGGTGTGTACCATGCCGGGAGGAAATGCCGGCGCTGAATGCGCTGGAGAAGGAAAAGGGCGGCGATGATTTCGAGGTGGTCACCGTCAATATCGACATCGGCGCGGACGAAAAGCCGAAAGCTTTCATGGACGAATACAAGATCGATGCGCTGAAGCTTTACCGCGACAGTTCCATGGGCGTTTTCAACACGCTGAAAAAGGAAGGCCTCGCCTTCGGCCTGCCGGCAACCATGCTGCTTGACGAAAACGGCTGTCTGCTCGCGGCGATGAATGGTCCGGCGGCGTGGGATAGCGAAGATGCCAAGGCGCTGGTATCGGCGGTGAAGGCCAGATAA
- the argH gene encoding argininosuccinate lyase, with protein MADGTDQKSSNQMWGGRFASGPSAIMEEINASIGFDKKLYAQDIRGSMAHATMLASKGIISTEDKDKIIEGLNTILSEIEAGTFEFSRKLEDIHMNIEARLATLIGTAAGRLHTARSRNDQVALDFRLWVKEELQKTEGMLTALIAAFLDRAEENADTVMPGFTHLQTAQPVTFGHHCMAYVEMFGRDRARVRHAIEHLDESPIGAAALAGTGYPIDRHMTAKALGFREPTRNSIDTVSDRDFALEFLSIASICATHLSRLAEEIVIWSTPQFGFIRLSDAFSTGSSIMPQKKNPDAAELVRAKTGRINGSLVALLTVMKGLPLAYSKDMQEDKEQVFDAAESLELAIAAMTGMIRDLEVRKDRMRAAAGSGYSTATDLADWLVREAGLPFRDAHHVTGNAVALAEKKGCDLADLSLEELQAIHPDITKGVFDVLSVEASVASRTSFGGTAPSEVKKQIAWWRGRN; from the coding sequence ATGGCTGACGGCACAGATCAGAAATCCTCCAACCAGATGTGGGGCGGGCGTTTTGCCTCCGGTCCATCAGCCATCATGGAAGAAATAAATGCCTCCATCGGCTTCGACAAGAAGCTTTATGCCCAGGACATCCGCGGCTCTATGGCGCATGCCACCATGCTGGCATCTAAAGGCATTATTTCAACGGAAGATAAAGACAAGATCATCGAGGGTCTGAACACGATCCTGTCAGAAATCGAAGCCGGCACCTTCGAATTTTCGCGCAAGCTCGAAGATATTCACATGAACATCGAAGCGCGCCTTGCGACCCTCATCGGCACGGCAGCCGGCCGCTTGCACACCGCACGTTCGCGCAACGACCAGGTGGCGCTCGATTTCCGCCTGTGGGTGAAGGAAGAACTGCAGAAGACAGAAGGCATGTTGACCGCTCTCATCGCCGCCTTCCTCGATCGCGCCGAAGAAAATGCCGATACCGTGATGCCCGGCTTCACCCATTTGCAGACGGCGCAGCCTGTTACTTTCGGCCATCATTGCATGGCTTATGTGGAAATGTTCGGCCGTGACCGCGCCCGCGTGCGCCATGCCATCGAACATCTGGACGAAAGCCCGATCGGCGCCGCAGCACTTGCCGGCACCGGCTACCCGATCGACCGTCATATGACGGCGAAGGCGCTTGGTTTCCGCGAGCCGACCCGCAACTCCATCGATACCGTATCCGACCGCGATTTCGCGCTGGAATTCCTGTCGATCGCTTCCATCTGCGCCACGCATCTGTCGCGTCTCGCCGAAGAAATCGTCATCTGGTCGACGCCGCAATTCGGCTTCATCCGGCTGTCGGATGCCTTCTCGACTGGCTCGTCGATCATGCCGCAGAAGAAGAACCCCGACGCCGCCGAACTGGTGCGCGCCAAGACCGGCCGCATCAACGGTTCGCTGGTAGCGCTTCTGACGGTTATGAAGGGCCTGCCGCTTGCCTATTCCAAGGACATGCAGGAAGACAAGGAACAGGTTTTCGATGCCGCCGAGAGCCTGGAACTGGCGATTGCCGCCATGACCGGCATGATCCGCGACCTTGAAGTGCGCAAGGACCGCATGCGCGCCGCCGCCGGTTCGGGTTACTCCACCGCCACCGATCTTGCCGACTGGCTGGTGCGCGAGGCGGGCCTGCCCTTTCGCGATGCCCACCATGTGACCGGCAATGCCGTGGCGCTGGCGGAAAAGAAGGGCTGCGATCTTGCCGATCTGTCGCTGGAAGAGTTGCAGGCCATCCACCCTGATATCACCAAGGGTGTTTTCGACGTTCTTTCGGTGGAAGCATCGGTCGCCAGCCGCACCAGCTTCGGCGGCACGGCGCCTTCCGAAGTGAAGAAACAGATTGCCTGGTGGCGCGGACGCAACTGA
- the lptM gene encoding LPS translocon maturation chaperone LptM, with translation MLSKTARKLIVPIGMTLAVSLVLSACGRKGDIDPPSTPVEMRNKRNADGTETKPATAERPFILDKLL, from the coding sequence ATGCTTTCAAAAACCGCGCGTAAACTCATCGTTCCCATCGGCATGACACTCGCTGTCAGCCTTGTTCTCAGCGCCTGCGGGCGTAAGGGCGACATCGATCCCCCGAGCACGCCGGTCGAAATGCGCAACAAGCGCAATGCCGACGGAACGGAGACGAAGCCGGCAACGGCGGAACGCCCGTTCATCCTCGACAAGCTTCTCTGA